The genomic stretch ACCGCGCTCGACGTCACCATCCAGGCGCAAATCCTCGCCTTGCTCAACGCCTTAAAAGAGGAAACCGGCACGGCGGTGCTGATGATCACCCACGATTTGGGCGTCGTGGCAGAAGTCGCCCAGCAGGTCGCGGTGATGTATGCCGGGCAGGTGGTGGAGCAGGGGAGCGTGGAGGCGATATTCGCCGATCCGCAGCACCCGTACACCATCGGCCTGATGGGCTCGATTCCTTCTCTTGGCGCACGCAAGGGCCAGCTCTCCACCATTCCCGGCGCGGTCCCGCTCCCGGAATCCATGCCTGAAGGCTGCCGTTTCGCGACGCGCTGCCCCTTTGCGCAGACGCGCTGCCATGCTGAAAAGCCGTCGCTCACCGCGCTCGGCGCGGGCCATCAGGTCGCCTGCTTCCGCGTGCCGCTCGAACAGCACATTGCCCTGGGAGAAATCGCATGACCACGCCCATTCTTGAAGCCCGTGACCTCAGCAAGCTTTTCCCCGGCCCCAAAAAACTCTTTACCCCGGCACGGTTTGTCACGGCGGTCGATCGCGTTTCGCTTGCCGTGATGCCGGGCGAAACGCTGGCGATTGTCGGCGAGTCCGGCTCCGGGAAATCTACGCTCGGTCGTCTGCTGCTGCGCCTGCTGGCCGCCAGCGAAGGGCGCGTGTTCTACCAGGGGGAGGAGATCACCGACGCCTCCGGTGCCCGCCTGAACCAGCTCCGGCGCGAGCTGCAGATTATCTTCCAGGATCCCTTCGCCTCGCTCAACCCGCGCATGACGGTGGAGCAGATCGTCGGTGAGCCGCTGTGGCTGCACCAGAACATGAAAAAAGCGGATCGTCAGTACCGCGTTGCCGAGCTGCTCAAAACCGTAGGCCTGCCTGCCGCCTGGGCCGGGCGTTATCCGCACGAGTTTTCCGGCGGGCAGCGCCAGCGTATCGGCATTGCGCGCGCGCTGGCCTCGGGACCGAAGCTGCTGCTGGGGGACGAGCCGGTATCCGCGCTGGATGTGTCCGTCCAGGCGCAGGTGGTTAACCTGCTGGAAAGCCTGAAGCACCAGTTGGGGCTGACTATGGTGATTGTCGCCCACGGCCTGGCGGTGATCCGCCATATGAGCGACCGCGTGGCGGTTATGTATCTCGGGCAAATCGTCGAGCTTGCCACCGTCGACGAGATTTTTGACGCGCCGCTGCACCCCTATACCCAGGCGCTGATCGCCTCGGCACCGCAGATGCAGCCGGGCGTCGAACGCGACGCGCCGCTGCTGCAGGGGGATCTGCCTAACCCGGCCAGCCCGCCGTCCGGCTGCCGTTTCCACACCCGCTGCCCGTACGTTACCGATGAATGCCGCCAGGTTGAGCCGATCAATCAGGTGCTCGACGGCGGACGTCAGGTTGCCTGTCATCGCTGGCAGGAGATCAACCGCGATCGCAGCGTTATTCAGATCGCACCGCCATCCGCCGCCTTTCTGCGCCGCCGCGCGCTGTTTGAACACGCGGCCACTCACTCGTCCCTTCCTTCAAGGAACTCATGATAATGACAATGCGTAATTCTCTTTTGACCGTACTGGGAAGTGTTATGTTACTTGGCACGGCGCTGCCCGCCCACTCTGAAAGCGTGCTGCGGATCGGCCTGGGCGCTGACCCGGACATGCTCGACCCGCATCTGGCGCGCACCTACTATGGCCGCTTCGTGTTTGCCTCCCTGTGCGACAGGCTGGTGGACGTGGATGAAAATCTGAAGGTCGTCCCCGGCCTGGCTAAAGACTGGGCGTGGAGTGACGACGGTAAAACCCTGACGCTCAATCTGCGCGAAGGCGTCACCTTCCACGACGGTGAGAAATTCGATGCCGCCGCGGCAAAATACAACCTCGACCGCGCCCTGACGTTAAAAGGCTCCCTGCGTAAAAGCGAGATCTCCTCCGTTGAATCGGTCGAGGTCACCGGCCCGATGCAGATTGCGCTGCACCTGAAAACGCCGGATGCGGCGCTGCTGATGCAGCTCACCGACCGCGCGGGCGCAATGATGGCCCCGGAGGCGGCGAAAAAGCCTGACTTTGCCGCCCACCCGGTCTGCTCCGGCCCGTACAAATTCGACAGCCGCGTGTCCCAGGACCGCATCGTGCTGACCCGCTTCGACAACTACTGGAACAAAGACGCCTACCACTTCGACAAAATCATCTATCTGCCGATCCCGGATGCCTCCGTGCGCCTCGCGAACCTGCGCGCGGGCGATCTCGACCTGACCGAAGGGATCGCCGCCAGCGACGTGAAAACGGTCGAAGCCGACAGCAAGCTGGCGCTGGCGAAGGTGACGGGCCTGGGCTA from Enterobacter dykesii encodes the following:
- a CDS encoding ABC transporter ATP-binding protein, which gives rise to MTTPILEARDLSKLFPGPKKLFTPARFVTAVDRVSLAVMPGETLAIVGESGSGKSTLGRLLLRLLAASEGRVFYQGEEITDASGARLNQLRRELQIIFQDPFASLNPRMTVEQIVGEPLWLHQNMKKADRQYRVAELLKTVGLPAAWAGRYPHEFSGGQRQRIGIARALASGPKLLLGDEPVSALDVSVQAQVVNLLESLKHQLGLTMVIVAHGLAVIRHMSDRVAVMYLGQIVELATVDEIFDAPLHPYTQALIASAPQMQPGVERDAPLLQGDLPNPASPPSGCRFHTRCPYVTDECRQVEPINQVLDGGRQVACHRWQEINRDRSVIQIAPPSAAFLRRRALFEHAATHSSLPSRNS
- a CDS encoding ABC transporter substrate-binding protein gives rise to the protein MTMRNSLLTVLGSVMLLGTALPAHSESVLRIGLGADPDMLDPHLARTYYGRFVFASLCDRLVDVDENLKVVPGLAKDWAWSDDGKTLTLNLREGVTFHDGEKFDAAAAKYNLDRALTLKGSLRKSEISSVESVEVTGPMQIALHLKTPDAALLMQLTDRAGAMMAPEAAKKPDFAAHPVCSGPYKFDSRVSQDRIVLTRFDNYWNKDAYHFDKIIYLPIPDASVRLANLRAGDLDLTEGIAASDVKTVEADSKLALAKVTGLGYQGITFNINNGKVPANDPFKDARVREAFSQAIDRDALNQVVFEGLYTPANQAFSPVSPYHVNLPVPPRDVDKAKALLKAAGVTAPLTVNLLVPNNPTSQQVGQVLQAMVAEAGFNLNLQMTEFATLLDRQQSGDYQLSFSGWSGRPDPDGSIYGFINSKGTLNDGRYSNAQVDEWLTQARQSTDQAARQPLYDKVVKQLQTDMPIAYLYFEPRIFGLNKSVQGFKPYPDGIVRLVGLTLAK